The Neoarius graeffei isolate fNeoGra1 chromosome 10, fNeoGra1.pri, whole genome shotgun sequence genome has a segment encoding these proteins:
- the znf131 gene encoding zinc finger protein 131 produces MSEDGGVGENEHEFPAHYKVMLDKLNEQRQLDQFTDITLIVDGHQFRAHKAVLAACSQFFHNFFQDFTQEPLVEIEGVSNSAFCHLMEFTYTATLALRGQEEVMDVWRAAEYLQMQEAIKALNNRYFLSVKSEDRNGSLNPEPQPLSDKTKAKKRKIAETSNVITETLPSAEAESEQAEIEVEVGEEAIVQECVMEEEVTDGGRETDDSALALLADITSKYQQGAPNVKKAREEAGELQEEAVMATKMLEGIEVVEVQISDNLFRCDKCDRCFKLFYHLKQHMKTHTASSEKPFVCKHCGKTYAREGALKQHVNTCHYDAEELNKKLKKKVHMCVYCSKEFDHFGHFKEHLRKHTGEKPFECPDCHERFARNSTLKCHMSACQNGAGAKKGRKKLYECQVCGEVFNSWDQFKDHLVIHTGDKPNHCTLCDQWFTHARDLAVHLQQQHAIHAEDRAMVEERVELEDGVMMEEQEELQDALTKEQVELQGAVIEGRVELQDGVMVEERVIMEGQMELRDGVMMEGQVVLQDGVVMEGRVELQDGVTMEGQVELQDGVMEQPVVLQDGVVMEGRVELQDGVTMEGQVELQDGVMEQPVVLQDGVVMEGRVELQDGVMEQPVVLQDGVVIEERVELQDGVTMEGQVELQDGVMEQPVVLQDGVVIEERMELQDGVIVENQVETVLIEVEEDGVREQMQSVNV; encoded by the exons ATGTCTGAGGACGGAGGAGTCGGAGAAAACGAGCACGAGTTTCCGGCTCATTATAAAGTCATGCTGGACAAGCTGAACGAACAGAGACAGCTGGACCAGTTCACAGACATCACGCTGATCGTTGACG gTCATCAGTTTCGAGCCCATAAAGCTGTGCTGGCCGCCTGCAGTCAGTTCTTCCATAATTTCTTCCAGGACTTCACTCAGGAACCACTGGTGGAGATTGAGG gagtaagTAACAGTGCATTTTGTCACCTGATGGAGTTCACCTACACAGCCACGCTCGCTCTGAGAGGACAGGAGGAAGTGATGGACGTTTGGAGAGCAGCTGAGTATCTGCAGATGCAGGAAGCCATTAAAGCTCTAAACAACAG ATATTTCCTCAGCGTGAAGAGCGAGGACAGGAACGGCTCACTAAACCCCGAGCCTCAGCCCCTCTCTGATAAAACCAAAGCAAAGAAGAGAAAAATCGCAGAGACGTCCAACGTGATCACAGAAACACTGCCGTCAGCAGAGGCGGAGTCAGAGCAGGCGGAGATTGAGGTGGAGGTCGGGGAAGAAGCCATCGTGCAGGAGTGCGTGATGGAGGAGGAGGTGACAGACGGAGGCAGGGAAACAGACGACTCCGCCCTCGCACTGCTCGCTGATATCACCAGTAAATACCAGCAGGGAGCGCCGAATGTGAAAAAAGCCAGAGAGGAGGCGGGGGAGCTGCAGGAGGAGGCAGTCATGGCCACCAAAATGCTGGAAGGGATCGAGGTGGTGGAGGTGCAGATCTCCGATAACTTGTTCCGCTGTGATAAATGCGATCGGTGCTTTAAGCTCTTCTACCATCTCAAGCAGCACATGAAGACGCATACGGCGAGCTCGGAGAAACCGTTTGTGTGTAAGCACTGCGGGAAGACGTACGCTCGGGAGGGAGCGCTCAAGCAGCACGTCAACACGTGTCACTATGACGCCGAGGAGCTGAAcaagaagctgaagaagaagGTGCACATGTGTGTGTACTGCAGTAAGGAGTTCGACCACTTCGGTCACTTCAAAGAGCACTTACGGAAACACACGG gTGAGAAACCTTTCGAATGTCCAGACTGCCACGAGCGCTTCGCCCGGAACAGCACGCTGAAGTGCCACATGTCGGCCTGTCAGAACGGCGCAGGAGCGAAGAAAGGCCGCAAGAAACTCTATGAATGTCAG GTGTGTGGTGAGGTGTTTAATAGCTGGGATCAGTTTAAAGATCACCTGGTGATCCACACAGGTGACAAACCCAATCACTGCACGCTGTGTGATCAGTGGTTCACTCACGCCCGAGACCTTGCGGTTCACCTGCAGCAGCAGCACGCGATACATGCAGAGGACAGAGCCATGGTGGAGGAGCGAGTGGAGCTGGAGGATGGCGTGATGATGGaggaacaggaggagctgcaggacgCACTGACAAAAGAACAGGTGGAGCTGCAGGGCGCGGTGATTGAGGGACGAGTGGAGCTGCAGGATGGAGTGATGGTGGAGGAACGAGTGATCATGGAGGGACAGATGGAGCTGCGAGACGGAGTGATGATGGAGGGTCAAGTGGTTCTGCAGGACGGAGTGGTGATGGAAGGACGAGTGGAGCTGCAGGATGGAGTGACAATGGAAGGACAAGTGGAGCTGCAGGATGGAGTGATGGAGCAGCCGGTGGTTCTGCAGGATGGAGTGGTGATGGAAGGACGAGTGGAGCTGCAGGATGGAGTGACAATGGAAGGACAAGTGGAGCTGCAGGATGGAGTGATGGAGCAGCCGGTGGTTCTGCAGGATGGAGTGGTGATGGAAGGACGAGTGGAGCTGCAGGATGGAGTGATGGAGCAGCCGGTGGTTCTGCAGGATGGAGTGGTGATAGAGGAACGAGTGGAGCTGCAGGACGGAGTGACAATGGAAGGACAAGTGGAGCTGCAGGATGGAGTGATGGAGCAGCCGGTGGTTCTGCAGGATGGAGTGGTGATAGAGGAACGAATGGAGCTGCAGGACGGAGTGATCGTGGAGAACCAGGTGGAGACGGTGCTGATAGAGGTGGAGGAAGATGGAGTGAGAGAGCAAATGCAGAGTGTGAACGTATGA